Proteins from one Streptomyces sp. NBC_00390 genomic window:
- the moaA gene encoding GTP 3',8-cyclase MoaA — protein MLIDTYGRVATDLRVSLTDRCNLRCSYCMPEEGLQWLAKPDLLSDDEIVRLIRIAVTDLGITEVRFTGGEPLLRPGIVGIVENVAALAPRPQMSLTTNGIGLRRTATALKAAGLDRVNVSLDTLRPDVFKTLTRRDRHKDVLEGLEAARAAGLTPVKVNAVLMPGLNDDEAPDLLAWAVANDYELRFIEQMPLDAQHGWKRDGMITAGDILESLRTRFTLTPEGDEARGSAPAERWLVDGGPQRVGVIASVTRPFCQACDRTRLTADGQVRTCLFATEETDLRAALRSDAPDEEIARIWKLAMWGKKAGSGLDDPSFLQPDRPMSAIGG, from the coding sequence GTGCTCATCGACACCTACGGCCGTGTGGCCACTGATCTGCGTGTTTCTCTGACTGATCGGTGCAATCTGCGGTGCTCCTACTGCATGCCCGAAGAGGGACTGCAGTGGCTCGCCAAGCCCGATCTGCTCTCCGACGACGAGATCGTGCGGCTGATCCGGATCGCCGTCACCGATCTCGGCATCACCGAGGTCCGCTTCACCGGCGGTGAGCCTCTGCTGCGCCCCGGGATCGTCGGCATCGTGGAGAACGTCGCCGCGCTCGCACCGCGCCCCCAGATGTCGCTGACCACCAACGGCATCGGTCTGCGGCGCACCGCCACCGCGCTCAAGGCCGCCGGACTCGACCGGGTCAATGTCTCCCTCGACACCCTGCGCCCGGATGTCTTCAAGACCCTCACCCGCCGCGACCGGCACAAGGACGTCCTGGAGGGCCTCGAAGCCGCCCGCGCGGCCGGGCTCACACCGGTCAAGGTCAATGCCGTGCTCATGCCGGGGCTCAATGACGACGAGGCCCCCGACCTGCTGGCCTGGGCCGTGGCCAACGATTACGAACTGCGTTTCATCGAGCAGATGCCCCTCGACGCACAGCACGGCTGGAAGCGTGACGGCATGATCACCGCGGGCGACATCCTCGAGTCGCTGCGGACCCGCTTCACCCTCACACCCGAGGGCGACGAGGCGCGCGGCTCGGCACCCGCCGAGCGCTGGCTCGTGGACGGCGGACCGCAGCGCGTCGGAGTCATCGCCTCCGTGACCCGGCCCTTCTGCCAGGCCTGCGACCGCACCCGCCTCACAGCCGACGGCCAGGTGCGCACCTGTCTGTTCGCCACCGAGGAGACGGACCTGCGGGCCGCCCTGCGCTCGGACGCGCCGGACGAGGAGATCGCCCGCATATGGAAGCTGGCGATGTGGGGAAAGAAGGCCGGATCCGGTCTGGACGATCCGTCCTTCCTTCAGCCCGACCGCCCCATGTCAGCCATCGGCGGCTGA
- a CDS encoding GlsB/YeaQ/YmgE family stress response membrane protein, with product MGWLWAIIVGFVLGLIAKAILPGKQHSPLWLITIFGIIGAVIGNALASAFGIDETAGIDWGRHALQLGAAVLVVFLGEMAYTSVRGRRTA from the coding sequence ATGGGCTGGTTGTGGGCGATCATCGTGGGATTCGTGCTGGGACTGATCGCCAAGGCGATCCTCCCCGGCAAGCAGCACAGTCCGCTCTGGCTGATCACCATCTTCGGCATCATCGGCGCCGTGATCGGCAACGCCCTGGCAAGTGCCTTCGGCATCGACGAGACCGCCGGTATCGACTGGGGCCGGCACGCGCTCCAGCTCGGGGCCGCGGTGCTCGTCGTCTTCCTCGGGGAGATGGCCTACACCTCCGTACGCGGCAGACGAACGGCATAG
- a CDS encoding DUF3099 domain-containing protein: MRKRGGTEVFRITGARQGLADDVRGRQRRYVISMSVRTLAVIASAVLWNVERHVAIVALVLGAVLPYIAVVIANAGRENAPSLPSTFVPSPGRPMIAPPSGQDAADSETEPGASEHGRSGHGQS; this comes from the coding sequence ATGCGGAAGCGCGGCGGCACAGAAGTCTTCCGGATCACCGGGGCGCGGCAGGGACTTGCCGACGATGTGCGTGGCCGGCAGCGCCGCTATGTCATCTCGATGTCGGTGCGGACCCTGGCGGTGATCGCCTCAGCAGTCCTGTGGAACGTCGAGCGCCATGTGGCGATCGTGGCGCTGGTGCTGGGTGCCGTCCTGCCGTACATCGCCGTGGTCATCGCCAACGCGGGCCGGGAGAACGCCCCTTCGCTTCCGTCGACGTTCGTCCCCTCCCCCGGGAGACCGATGATCGCACCGCCGAGCGGACAGGACGCGGCGGATTCCGAGACGGAGCCGGGGGCGTCCGAGCACGGCCGATCGGGGCATGGCCAAAGCTGA